A single region of the Anoplolepis gracilipes chromosome 1, ASM4749672v1, whole genome shotgun sequence genome encodes:
- the LOC140673419 gene encoding uncharacterized protein: MDKYRRGQKFVRDYYMPVMICNLLGILHIYSFNDILKPFIISGQAHTPYLGFKRYLSTIRRILTWYDGEPWVKGTLAYNEMQFVRKMHSIIRAKLYELDNEQTDNACIFAKTWSPDYEILVKDFAAGYSFEGSGQRPYILFEKSPYRPKGINNADMAYIQCSFMALLLICPQSVGIHNATNEDLEAFCHMWRCYGYCLGMEDEHNFCRGSLEEIKQRVRDLYQYWILPNFKDITPEWEHMTRCIVEPINYYPLMHMPYKVMILISTNVLNLNMPDLYKSLSYSEWIAYKVWTFILQRALQFSTIRVFFNKMTSKILNTAMNFGPEKQLKLQEKSKKQLSKFLDMY, translated from the exons ATGGATAAATATCGTCGAGGACAAAAATTTGTGCGCGACTATTATATGCCAGTTATGATCTGCAATCTATTGGGCATTTTGcacatttattcttttaacgATATTCTAAAACCCTTTATCATAAGTGGACAAGCTCATACGCCATACTTGGGATTCAAaag ATATTTGTCTACTATACGGCGGATTCTTACTTGGTACGATGGAGAGCCTTGGGTTAAAGGAACGTTAGCTTACAACGAAATGCAATTTGTACGTAAAATGCACTCGATCATAAGGGCAAAATTATACGAACTCGATAATGAGCAAACTGACAATGCATGTATATTCGCAAAAACATGGTCCCCGGATTATGAAATACTTGTAAAAGACTTTGCCGCGGGGTATTCATTTGAGGGATCCGGACAACGTCCTTATATCCTATTCGAAAAATCGCCATATAGACCGAAAGGTATAAATAACGCGGACATGGCATACATCCAGTGCAGTTTCATGGCTTTACTCTTAATATGTCCGCAAAGTGTCGGAATACATAATGCGACTAATGAAGATTTAGAGGCATTCTGTCACATGTGGAGATGCTACGGATATTGTCTCGGAATGGAAGACga ACACAATTTTTGCCGCGGTAGCCTCGAGGAAATAAAACAGCGCGTGAGAGATCTTTATCAATATTGGATACTGcctaattttaaagatatcacGCCTGAATGGGAGCATATGACAAGATGTATCGTGGAACCCATCAATTATTATCCTTTGATGCATATGCCTTATAAAGTGATGATACTAATTTCtacaaatgtattaaatttaaatatgccagatttatataaatcgctCAGTTATTCGGAATGGATTGCTTACAAAGTCTGGAC ATTCATTTTACAACGCGCTTTACAATTTTCTACAATACgagtattttttaacaaaatgacaTCCAAAATACTTAACACAGCGATGAATTTTGGTCCAGAGAAGCAATTAAAACTTCAGGAAAAATCAAAAAAGCAATTAAGCAAATTTCTTGATATGTATTAA
- the LOC140673395 gene encoding uncharacterized protein — translation MAINSVTFKNTNKDSNFNSQYSNEYDYVTACKNTFDEKLFPNDFDIWHVQEQSTWISKNIAKFFPNTPESLLDFIPAIFRQGDCGRSQEKIPEWLNMDKYRRGQKFVRDHYSSVIISKLLSLMHIFSFNDALKPFIMGRQTHTPYLGFKRYLSTLRRILTWYDGEPWVKGTPAYNEMRFTRKMHSMMRKKLCQLDNEQIDNASIIAKTWCPDHEILVKDFAAACPFEKSGQRPYILFEKSPYRPKGINNADLAGVQCGFIALFLISPQIVGVHDATDEDLEAFCHMWRCYGYYLGMQDEYNFCRGTLEEIKQRVRDFYQYWVLPNFKDVTPEWEHMTRCLIEPIDYYPLLHMPYKMMILISTDVLNLNMPNVYKSLSYSEWIAYKVWTFLFQYALQFSTIRAVFNKVLSKILDTAVNFGPEKQIELQNKSKNQLSNFTNIH, via the exons ATGGCAATCAATAGTGTCacgtttaaaaatactaataaagatTCTAATTTTAACTCGCAATATTCGAATGAATATGATTATGTAACAGCGTGCAAAAACAcatttgatgaaaaattatttccaaacGATTTCGATATCTGGCATGTGCAAGAACAATCTACTTGGATAAGTAAAAACATCGCCAAATTTTTTCCAAACACACCAGAGTCGTTGCTAGACTTTATTCCAGCTATCTTTCGCCAAGGAGATTGTGGTCGATCGCAAGAAAAAATACCCGAATGGTTGAATATGGATAAATATCGTCGAGGACAAAAATTTGTGCGCGACCATTATAGCTCAGTGATAATCTCCAAATTATTAAGtcttatgcatattttttcttttaacgaCGCTTTAAAACCTTTTATCATGGGCAGGCAGACTCATACGCCATACTTGGGATTTAAAAG ATATTTGTCTACTCTACGGCGGATTCTTACTTGGTACGATGGAGAGCCTTGGGTTAAAGGGACACCAGCTTACAACGAGATGCGATTTACACGTAAAATGCATTCtatgatgagaaaaaaattgtgccAGCTCGATAATGAGCAAATCGATAATGCAAGCATAATTGCAAAAACATGGTGTCCAGATCATGAAATACTTGTAAAAGATTTTGCCGCGGCGTGTCCGTTTGAGAAATCTGGACAACGTCCTTATATTCTATTCGAAAAATCGCCATATAGACCGAAAGGTATAAATAACGCAGATTTGGCAGGCGTCCAGTGCGGTTTTATAGCTTTGTTCTTAATCAGTCCGCAAATTGTCGGAGTGCATGACGCGACTGATGAAGATCTAGAGGCATTCTGTCACATGTGGAGATGCTACGGATATTATCTTGGAATGCAAGACGA ATACAATTTTTGCCGTGGCACTCTCGAGGAAATAAAACAGCGTGTACgagatttttatcaatattggGTACTACCTAATTTTAAGGATGTTACACCCGAATGGGAGCATATGACAAGATGTCTGATCGAACCCATCGATTACTATCCTTTATTACATATGCCTTATAAAATGATGATATTAATCTCTACAGATGTATTAAATCTTAATATGCCGAATGTCTACAAATCGCTTAGTTACTCGGAATGGATTGCTTATAAAGTCTGGAC ATTCCTATTCCAGTATGCTTTACAATTTTCCACTATACGAgcagtttttaataaagttttatccAAGATTCTTGACACAGCGGTGAATTTTGGTCCAGAGAAGCAAATAGAACTTCAAAACAAatctaaaaatcaattaagCAATTTTACTAACATACATTAA